In Deferribacter desulfuricans SSM1, the following are encoded in one genomic region:
- a CDS encoding HepT-like ribonuclease domain-containing protein — MSKRIKELFLFDILIAVLKIEEHAKRYKNAYELKLAYHDWDFIIRQFEIIGESTNKLIKYSYFSDDKREIVDFRNVLIHEYFGIDHE; from the coding sequence ATGTCTAAAAGAATAAAAGAATTATTTTTATTTGATATTTTAATTGCTGTTTTGAAAATTGAAGAACATGCAAAAAGATATAAAAATGCGTATGAGTTGAAATTAGCTTATCATGATTGGGATTTTATAATTAGACAATTTGAAATTATTGGTGAATCAACTAACAAACTTATTAAATATTCTTATTTTTCTGATGATAAAAGAGAAATTGTTGATTTTAGAAATGTATTAATTCATGAATATTTTGGTATAGACCATGAATAA
- a CDS encoding nucleotidyltransferase family protein — protein MNKELIEKLKKLKPVLKEKFGIEEFAVFGSQVRDDFHKNSDIDIVLIKVAKKDYFNRLKAKYFLEKVLNVKVDLGYYDSMREIIKEEISKDIFYV, from the coding sequence ATGAATAAGGAATTAATTGAAAAATTAAAAAAGCTTAAACCTGTGTTGAAAGAAAAATTTGGTATTGAGGAGTTTGCTGTATTTGGTTCACAGGTAAGAGATGATTTTCATAAAAATAGCGATATTGATATAGTTTTGATTAAAGTAGCAAAAAAAGATTATTTTAACAGACTAAAAGCAAAATATTTTTTAGAAAAAGTTCTAAACGTTAAAGTTGATCTTGGTTATTATGATAGTATGCGAGAGATAATTAAAGAAGAAATAAGTAAAGATATTTTTTATGTCTAA